The proteins below are encoded in one region of Shewanella putrefaciens:
- a CDS encoding helix-turn-helix transcriptional regulator, protein MRRADRLFQIVQILKHKRLTTALELAERLEVSTRTIYRDVQDLCLSGIPIEGEAGVGYLLRHEVNVPPLMFNEAELEAIQVGMRMVQTWGGKELGSAARQAMIKVEAVLPKRLQAYQSLMFSPDFYLDSNEFQFLDPLRNAAQRREYVKLFYQDVKLDVTEREVRPLAIYFWRGTWTLLTWCELRADFRNFRVDRITGLVRLNRHFEQSPGQELEDYICLMDKEK, encoded by the coding sequence ATGCGCCGCGCCGATCGCCTATTTCAAATAGTGCAAATTCTGAAACATAAACGCCTGACCACAGCCTTGGAGCTAGCCGAGCGGTTAGAGGTCTCCACGCGCACGATTTACCGCGATGTGCAGGATTTGTGTTTAAGCGGCATTCCCATCGAAGGGGAGGCGGGCGTGGGCTATTTATTGCGCCACGAGGTTAATGTGCCGCCCCTCATGTTTAACGAAGCCGAATTGGAGGCGATTCAAGTCGGCATGCGTATGGTGCAAACCTGGGGTGGCAAAGAACTTGGCAGTGCGGCGCGCCAAGCGATGATCAAAGTCGAAGCCGTGTTGCCCAAGAGATTGCAAGCCTATCAATCCTTGATGTTCTCGCCGGATTTTTATTTAGATTCCAATGAGTTTCAATTCCTTGACCCACTACGTAATGCCGCGCAGCGCCGCGAGTACGTTAAACTCTTCTACCAAGATGTGAAACTTGATGTCACCGAGCGGGAAGTGCGGCCGCTTGCCATCTATTTTTGGCGCGGCACTTGGACGCTGCTGACGTGGTGTGAATTGCGGGCCGATTTTCGCAATTTTAGGGTCGATCGCATTACAGGCCTTGTGCGGTTAAATCGCCATTTTGAGCAATCTCCAGGGCAAGAGCTTGAGGATTATATTTGCCTAATGGATAAAGAAAAATAG
- a CDS encoding LysR family transcriptional regulator: MMLNQQWLMTFMTLVEVGHFTRTAHKLFMTQPGVSQHIKKLEQQVGAPLLQRIGKRFELTPAGELLYRYARQRAVDETQLLSQLQTDHEYVGDCRFGCSGAVASLLYPHFLEYQIQHSGLTVTMEAAPNKRILAAILDNQLDIGIVTRVDDGVELNYEAIGYASLSLVLPSQYRSKVVDIALLNRIGFINHPDGEYYLQQVLQTNFQDLSEGTATTTAAAQDFHKQSLKIAPIRCAGYVNQLSQILLPVSKGLGFTVLPQSTVDAFIAQESLWSVRLVQSVREPHYLVYKSHRTLPRRYHGFINLIGQLMGKPVE; encoded by the coding sequence ATGATGCTAAATCAACAATGGCTAATGACTTTTATGACCTTGGTTGAGGTGGGGCATTTTACCCGTACAGCCCATAAACTCTTTATGACCCAGCCTGGTGTCAGTCAGCACATTAAAAAGCTAGAGCAGCAGGTCGGTGCGCCATTATTGCAACGAATAGGTAAGCGTTTTGAATTAACTCCCGCGGGTGAGCTCCTTTATCGTTATGCCCGCCAGCGAGCAGTTGATGAAACTCAGCTACTGAGTCAGTTGCAAACCGACCATGAATATGTGGGCGATTGTCGTTTTGGTTGCTCAGGTGCGGTTGCGAGTTTGCTTTATCCGCATTTTCTTGAGTATCAGATACAACACTCTGGGCTGACGGTCACTATGGAGGCTGCACCGAATAAACGAATTTTGGCAGCCATTCTAGATAACCAGTTAGATATCGGCATTGTCACTCGGGTAGATGATGGAGTTGAACTGAATTATGAGGCGATAGGTTATGCGTCTTTGTCGTTAGTATTACCCAGTCAGTATCGAAGCAAAGTGGTAGATATAGCGTTGTTAAATCGCATTGGTTTTATTAATCACCCTGATGGTGAATATTATTTGCAGCAAGTATTACAAACTAACTTCCAAGACTTGTCTGAGGGCACAGCTACAACGACAGCGGCAGCTCAAGATTTTCACAAACAATCACTTAAAATTGCACCTATTCGCTGCGCAGGATATGTGAATCAACTTAGCCAAATTTTATTACCTGTATCGAAAGGCTTAGGCTTTACCGTTCTGCCACAAAGTACAGTGGATGCCTTTATTGCACAGGAAAGTTTATGGTCTGTAAGGTTAGTGCAATCGGTGCGTGAACCACATTACCTTGTTTATAAGTCACATAGAACACTGCCGAGGCGTTACCATGGCTTTATTAATCTAATTGGCCAATTAATGGGTAAGCCAGTTGAATAA
- a CDS encoding VOC family protein — protein MLSIAPLVWGEIPVSDMNRAIAFYQQHFGVEFKRDDMEDMEYATIVTEDVSAASIGLVKCSMSQPSMQGSTVYLHFSTQLQPLVDKLTAADVNILLPVTPIKEGECGYIALFVDSEGNKVGLWSKDK, from the coding sequence ATGTTATCAATTGCACCGTTAGTTTGGGGTGAAATTCCTGTCAGTGATATGAATCGTGCCATCGCTTTTTATCAGCAGCATTTTGGGGTTGAGTTTAAGCGTGACGATATGGAAGACATGGAATACGCCACCATAGTGACCGAAGACGTTAGCGCCGCCAGTATTGGGTTAGTCAAATGCAGCATGAGCCAACCGTCGATGCAGGGCAGCACTGTGTATTTGCATTTCAGCACCCAATTGCAACCCTTAGTGGATAAACTCACCGCGGCTGATGTCAATATTCTGCTGCCAGTGACCCCGATCAAAGAAGGGGAATGTGGTTATATTGCCCTCTTTGTCGACAGTGAAGGCAATAAAGTGGGTCTGTGGTCTAAGGATAAGTAG
- a CDS encoding AraC family transcriptional regulator, translating to MNTEHAAYQIADELGGLELLNAHYHKQNFSRHTHEGYTVGVIETGAQRFYRTGGNHVAPKHSIILVNADEVHNGCSATEGGWSYRAMYPVPAQFANINSELASNSGAPYFPEPVVYDPELAELLRFTFTTLDTSDNRLLRESLIYSSLTQLMARHGKHRPSDDLAVIAKPALALVKSFIDDHPAADISLEELATLAGLSPYYLLKQFQRYYGLPPHAYQIQARVRLAKGKIKQGTRLLDVALDCGFHDQSHLNRHFKKTVGVTPGQFATEIGRNIIQA from the coding sequence ATGAACACAGAACATGCGGCCTACCAGATTGCCGATGAATTAGGTGGCCTCGAGTTACTCAATGCCCACTACCATAAACAAAATTTCAGTCGGCATACCCACGAAGGTTATACCGTCGGCGTGATTGAAACGGGTGCGCAGCGTTTTTATCGCACCGGTGGCAACCATGTGGCGCCAAAGCACAGCATCATTCTCGTCAATGCCGATGAAGTCCATAATGGTTGTAGCGCCACCGAGGGCGGTTGGTCCTATCGTGCCATGTATCCAGTCCCCGCGCAGTTTGCCAATATTAACAGTGAGCTAGCATCAAACAGCGGTGCACCCTATTTCCCTGAGCCCGTAGTGTACGATCCTGAATTAGCCGAACTGCTGCGCTTCACCTTTACTACTTTAGATACATCGGACAATCGCTTACTGCGCGAAAGCTTAATCTATTCAAGCTTGACACAGTTGATGGCGCGCCATGGCAAACATCGTCCAAGCGATGACCTCGCTGTAATCGCTAAGCCTGCGTTAGCACTGGTGAAATCCTTTATCGACGATCATCCTGCAGCCGATATTTCCCTTGAAGAGCTGGCAACACTCGCGGGATTAAGCCCCTATTATTTGCTGAAACAATTTCAGCGTTATTACGGCTTACCGCCCCACGCTTACCAAATTCAGGCCAGAGTCAGGCTGGCCAAAGGAAAAATCAAACAAGGCACACGGCTGCTCGATGTCGCCCTCGATTGTGGTTTTCACGATCAAAGTCACTTGAATCGACATTTTAAAAAGACCGTCGGCGTAACCCCGGGGCAATTTGCCACAGAAATAGGCCGCAATATTATCCAAGCCTAA
- a CDS encoding GyrI-like domain-containing protein, producing MDQVYIDARPLLGLSCRTHNRAEMSVDSAKIGDLWQAFFESSQLTAMLNSPMYGVYYDYASDMNGEFSVLVGKAIDAPVDTNPFTPLQLEAGKYLKFTAEGEMPQCVIDLWGQVWGYFSAPNCPHQRRYQTDFELYLGATEVEIYIGIL from the coding sequence ATGGACCAGGTTTATATTGATGCTCGACCGCTACTTGGGCTGAGTTGCCGCACCCACAATCGGGCTGAAATGTCCGTCGACAGCGCTAAAATTGGCGACCTGTGGCAAGCCTTTTTTGAATCATCCCAGCTCACGGCTATGCTCAATTCGCCCATGTACGGCGTGTATTATGACTATGCGTCAGATATGAATGGGGAGTTTTCTGTGCTGGTGGGCAAGGCTATCGATGCCCCCGTCGATACCAACCCTTTTACACCGCTACAACTCGAAGCGGGCAAGTATCTTAAATTTACGGCCGAGGGGGAAATGCCCCAGTGTGTTATCGACCTTTGGGGGCAAGTGTGGGGCTATTTTAGTGCCCCAAATTGCCCACATCAGCGGCGTTATCAAACGGATTTTGAACTGTATCTCGGCGCCACTGAAGTCGAGATCTATATCGGGATTTTATAA
- a CDS encoding lactoylglutathione lyase family protein, producing MNQPYPRTFSHIGISVPDLDAAVKFYTEVLGWYLIMEPTEIVEDDSAIGQMCTDVFGPNWGSFKIAHLSTGDRIGVELFQFANQVNPENNFEYWKTGIFHFCVQDPNVEELAEKIVAAGGKKRMKAPRYYYPGEKPYRMIYMEDPFGNILEIYSHSYELHYASGAYK from the coding sequence ATGAATCAACCTTATCCACGTACCTTTTCCCATATTGGTATTTCAGTACCCGATTTAGACGCTGCGGTAAAATTCTACACCGAAGTCCTCGGGTGGTATCTCATTATGGAACCGACAGAAATCGTCGAAGACGACTCGGCAATCGGACAAATGTGTACTGATGTCTTTGGACCCAATTGGGGTTCGTTCAAAATTGCCCACTTATCAACGGGCGATAGAATTGGGGTCGAATTGTTTCAATTTGCCAATCAAGTCAACCCAGAGAACAATTTTGAATACTGGAAAACGGGTATCTTCCATTTCTGCGTACAAGATCCGAACGTGGAAGAATTAGCCGAAAAAATTGTAGCGGCAGGCGGTAAAAAACGCATGAAGGCTCCCCGTTATTACTATCCGGGCGAAAAACCTTACCGCATGATTTACATGGAAGATCCCTTTGGCAATATTTTAGAAATATACAGTCACAGCTACGAATTGCATTACGCCAGCGGCGCATACAAGTAA
- a CDS encoding phospho-sugar mutase, with protein sequence MNTPLQLQVKHWLENDPDPATQAQLQTLLDTQNEAELKARFAGRLEFGTAGLRGVVGAGPMGMNRLVIRQTSAGLGAYLLEQIKDAAERGVVIGYDGRHDSRTFAHDTASVLTAMGFKVRLTSKVAPTPLVAFGVKHFNAAAGIVVTASHNPPQYNGYKVYWENGAQIIPPHDSGIAAQIEQAATKAIPFLAHSEAVAQGKLIWLEDDYYETYRSGVKQSPMLQNHTAPEKVSLAYTAMHGVGADMAETVLKDAGFTQVYSVAAQREPDGDFPTVNFPNPEEKGAMDLVIAEAKKHGAMLACANDPDADRFAVAVRKGEGEYQMLTGDQVGVLLGHYLLSHAPEHRGLTGTTIVSSSLLSKIAKGFGQQSYTTLTGFKWLMNVGIVKDRPDNPFLFAYEEALGYTVGSMVWDKDGLSALVAFAQLTAELAANGQTIWDRLEHIYREHGFHLNAQVSIALKPDTPKIGAYLREHPPLKIGELDVLSTDDLKALERRFADGRVEKIDLPPSDVLTYCLAGGARVIVRPSGTEPKIKCYYEVVEPMTADDSLISAQSRAIQAMETFIVAHQASLPK encoded by the coding sequence ATGAATACCCCACTGCAATTACAGGTTAAACATTGGCTCGAAAATGATCCCGATCCTGCTACACAGGCGCAATTACAAACCCTGCTGGACACCCAGAATGAGGCAGAGCTCAAGGCCCGTTTTGCCGGGCGATTAGAGTTTGGCACCGCCGGATTACGGGGTGTGGTGGGCGCAGGGCCCATGGGCATGAATCGCCTTGTGATCCGCCAAACTTCAGCGGGCCTTGGCGCCTATTTACTCGAACAGATTAAGGATGCCGCCGAGCGTGGCGTGGTGATAGGTTACGATGGCCGTCACGATTCACGTACCTTTGCCCATGATACGGCCAGCGTATTGACCGCCATGGGATTTAAGGTGCGGCTTACTAGCAAGGTGGCGCCGACTCCCTTAGTGGCCTTTGGGGTGAAGCATTTTAATGCGGCGGCGGGCATTGTCGTTACCGCCAGCCATAATCCACCGCAATATAATGGTTATAAAGTCTATTGGGAGAATGGCGCCCAGATTATTCCGCCACACGACTCGGGTATTGCCGCGCAAATTGAACAGGCAGCCACCAAGGCCATCCCGTTTTTAGCGCATAGCGAAGCGGTGGCGCAGGGTAAGTTGATTTGGCTTGAGGACGATTACTACGAAACCTATCGCAGCGGCGTAAAGCAATCACCAATGCTACAAAACCATACCGCCCCTGAAAAAGTCAGCCTCGCCTATACGGCGATGCACGGCGTCGGGGCCGACATGGCCGAAACGGTGCTGAAGGATGCGGGTTTTACCCAAGTCTATTCGGTGGCTGCCCAGCGTGAGCCCGACGGGGATTTCCCAACGGTGAACTTCCCCAATCCCGAAGAAAAGGGCGCGATGGATTTAGTGATTGCCGAAGCGAAAAAACACGGCGCTATGCTCGCCTGTGCTAACGATCCCGATGCCGACCGTTTTGCGGTGGCGGTGCGTAAGGGAGAGGGCGAATACCAAATGTTGACGGGGGATCAAGTGGGCGTTCTCCTTGGCCATTATCTGTTGAGCCATGCCCCTGAACATCGCGGCCTAACCGGAACGACCATAGTATCTTCTAGCCTGTTATCTAAGATCGCCAAGGGTTTTGGCCAGCAAAGTTACACCACGCTCACTGGGTTTAAATGGTTGATGAATGTGGGAATTGTGAAGGATCGGCCCGATAATCCATTCCTGTTTGCCTATGAAGAAGCCCTAGGTTACACCGTCGGTAGCATGGTGTGGGATAAAGACGGCCTGTCGGCGCTGGTGGCCTTTGCCCAATTAACCGCCGAGCTTGCCGCCAATGGGCAAACCATTTGGGATAGACTCGAGCACATCTACCGTGAACATGGATTCCATTTAAATGCGCAGGTGAGTATTGCCTTAAAACCCGATACGCCGAAGATTGGTGCCTATTTGCGTGAACATCCGCCGCTGAAGATTGGTGAGTTAGATGTACTCTCCACCGATGATTTAAAGGCGCTTGAGCGGCGTTTTGCCGATGGACGGGTCGAGAAAATCGACTTACCACCCAGTGATGTATTGACCTATTGCTTAGCGGGTGGCGCTCGGGTGATCGTCAGACCTTCGGGGACTGAGCCCAAAATCAAATGTTACTACGAAGTGGTCGAGCCCATGACGGCGGATGACTCCCTCATCAGTGCCCAGAGCCGTGCAATCCAGGCCATGGAGACATTTATCGTGGCCCACCAAGCCAGTTTGCCGAAATAG
- a CDS encoding DUF3624 domain-containing protein, giving the protein MGCNDCNTSIFKQKIGRCRACMWQLAGLSAIGWPLWWFLYWETPRQVDSIALLFFCSAFTGLLLLHLVVLALRRIQGRE; this is encoded by the coding sequence ATGGGATGTAATGATTGCAACACTTCAATTTTTAAGCAAAAAATTGGCCGTTGCCGCGCTTGTATGTGGCAACTTGCTGGCTTATCCGCTATCGGTTGGCCCCTGTGGTGGTTTCTCTATTGGGAAACTCCGCGGCAAGTCGACTCCATCGCATTATTGTTTTTCTGCTCAGCCTTTACAGGCTTGTTGTTACTGCACCTTGTTGTGTTAGCGCTGCGCCGGATCCAAGGGCGCGAGTAA
- a CDS encoding Vat family streptogramin A O-acetyltransferase, with protein sequence MPNTITHAQLGPSPNDKAPMKGFPQVGFLKNFISRENIIVGDYTYYDDPAGPERFESNVLYHFDFIGDKLIIGKFCAIAKDVKFIMNGANHQVSGFSTYPFYIFGNGWEKAAPKPEDLPFKGDTCIGNDVWIGYNATIMPGVKIGHGAIVASQSVVTKDVPPYAVVGGNPATVIKLRFEQTVIDELVAIAWWDWPIEKITQHLHAIAGADLSQLKQAT encoded by the coding sequence ATGCCTAACACAATAACCCACGCCCAATTAGGCCCAAGTCCCAACGACAAAGCGCCGATGAAAGGCTTTCCCCAGGTTGGCTTTCTTAAAAATTTTATTTCCCGTGAGAACATTATCGTCGGTGATTACACTTATTATGACGATCCAGCAGGTCCTGAGAGGTTCGAGTCGAATGTACTTTATCACTTTGACTTTATTGGCGATAAACTGATTATCGGTAAATTCTGCGCCATTGCGAAAGACGTGAAATTCATTATGAATGGCGCAAATCATCAAGTATCTGGCTTCTCGACTTATCCTTTTTATATCTTCGGCAATGGCTGGGAGAAAGCGGCGCCCAAGCCCGAAGATTTACCTTTTAAGGGCGACACCTGTATCGGTAACGATGTGTGGATTGGTTATAACGCCACGATTATGCCTGGAGTGAAGATTGGCCACGGCGCCATTGTTGCCAGTCAATCCGTAGTGACAAAAGATGTACCGCCCTACGCTGTGGTTGGCGGTAATCCTGCCACAGTGATCAAGCTGAGATTCGAGCAAACTGTGATAGATGAGCTTGTTGCCATCGCTTGGTGGGATTGGCCGATAGAGAAAATCACTCAGCACCTACACGCCATCGCGGGCGCTGATCTGAGTCAATTAAAGCAAGCGACCTAA
- a CDS encoding AzlD domain-containing protein: MIWLMIFSMAAVVFISRHLLLEPKLPLRLSKGTQTFLSYSAPAVLTAIFAPIVFVQEGQLGLSLDNSYLICAVVATILALVTRNTLLTTVLSMGLFFFIH, from the coding sequence ATGATTTGGTTAATGATTTTCTCAATGGCGGCGGTTGTGTTTATCAGTCGTCATTTACTACTCGAACCTAAATTACCGCTGCGATTAAGTAAGGGCACCCAAACTTTTTTAAGTTACTCAGCCCCTGCTGTCCTCACCGCGATCTTCGCGCCCATAGTGTTTGTGCAAGAAGGCCAACTCGGTCTGAGCTTAGACAACAGCTATCTCATCTGCGCCGTGGTCGCGACGATACTCGCACTCGTCACCCGTAATACCTTGCTGACCACTGTGTTGAGTATGGGACTATTTTTCTTTATCCATTAG
- a CDS encoding TerC family protein, with translation MVLFTILFVGYPIWVWLMFFGFVLALLAFDLGVLHKDQHEISVSESLKLSAFYICMAMLFGAWLWWYRGPTAGMEYLTGYLIEKSLSMDNIFVIALIFSSLGIPRLYQHRVLFWGIIGVIVLRAIMIGLGAVLVAKYQGVLVLFGLFLIFTGVKMLFSQEEHRDIQDNKLYKWLRTKMRFTPTLHGEKFVVRGEEHQLSKGWWATPLLLALILVETADLVFAVDSIPAIFAITQDPFIIYTSNIFAILGLRALYFALAAMVHRFEYLKYALSVVLIFIGTKVGLVYFYHIGLVGFTIPTALSLGVTFGLLVAGVLYSLWKTRGQ, from the coding sequence ATGGTGCTTTTTACCATCTTATTTGTGGGCTACCCGATTTGGGTTTGGCTAATGTTCTTTGGCTTTGTATTAGCCCTGTTGGCCTTTGATTTAGGTGTGTTGCATAAAGATCAACATGAAATCAGTGTCTCAGAAAGCTTAAAACTCTCTGCGTTTTATATTTGCATGGCGATGCTATTTGGCGCTTGGCTTTGGTGGTATCGGGGACCCACGGCGGGGATGGAATACCTGACGGGTTATCTGATCGAAAAGTCACTGTCTATGGATAACATATTCGTTATCGCGCTTATTTTCAGTAGCTTAGGTATCCCACGCCTATATCAACATCGAGTGCTGTTCTGGGGCATTATCGGCGTGATTGTATTACGCGCCATTATGATCGGACTCGGGGCCGTGCTTGTGGCCAAGTATCAGGGCGTTCTAGTATTGTTTGGCCTGTTCTTGATTTTCACCGGCGTGAAGATGTTGTTCTCGCAGGAGGAACATAGAGATATTCAAGATAATAAGCTTTACAAGTGGTTACGCACTAAGATGCGGTTTACGCCAACCCTGCATGGGGAAAAATTTGTGGTACGTGGTGAAGAGCACCAGCTAAGTAAAGGCTGGTGGGCGACACCGTTATTGTTGGCGTTAATTCTGGTTGAAACCGCGGATTTAGTCTTTGCGGTTGACAGTATTCCGGCCATATTTGCCATCACTCAAGACCCTTTTATTATCTATACCTCAAATATTTTTGCCATTCTGGGCCTTAGAGCCCTGTACTTTGCTTTAGCGGCCATGGTGCACCGCTTCGAGTACCTTAAGTATGCCCTGTCGGTGGTGTTGATCTTTATCGGTACTAAGGTCGGCTTAGTGTATTTCTATCATATAGGATTAGTGGGCTTTACTATCCCGACGGCCCTTTCTTTAGGGGTGACCTTCGGACTGTTAGTCGCTGGTGTACTCTACTCACTTTGGAAAACCCGCGGGCAATAG
- a CDS encoding AzlC family ABC transporter permease gives MTTDKLIEPDVSPAHPTKAKAFLKGTLAMLPLTIAVVPWGILAGSFAIEVGLTPIESQAMSAIIFAGAAQLVALGMVKAGIGLWSILITTLLITSRHLLYAMAMRSQISPLPLKWRLTLGFLLTDELFAIANQGKLHRFDPWYALGGGLSFYIGWNIATLLGIVAGNAIDNLGELGLDFAIAATFIALVVPTVKKPSILICVLVSLTLAVVCVLFEIQAGLLIAAIAGMTAGVLYAKVTKEAERAQQSASQLASAQTQAETGTKTNTASGEKA, from the coding sequence GTGACCACCGACAAGCTTATAGAACCTGATGTTTCTCCCGCGCATCCCACCAAAGCCAAGGCTTTTTTAAAAGGCACCTTGGCCATGTTGCCGCTGACGATAGCAGTGGTTCCTTGGGGAATTTTAGCCGGCTCCTTCGCCATTGAGGTGGGGCTAACGCCCATTGAAAGCCAAGCCATGTCAGCCATTATCTTTGCGGGCGCGGCTCAGTTAGTGGCACTCGGCATGGTTAAGGCGGGGATTGGTCTGTGGAGTATCTTAATTACGACGCTACTCATCACCTCGCGCCATCTGTTATATGCGATGGCGATGCGCAGTCAAATCAGTCCCTTGCCATTGAAGTGGCGCCTGACATTGGGCTTTTTGCTCACAGATGAACTGTTTGCCATCGCCAATCAAGGCAAGTTACATAGGTTCGACCCTTGGTACGCCCTCGGCGGCGGCTTGAGTTTTTATATCGGTTGGAACATCGCGACCCTACTTGGCATAGTGGCGGGCAATGCTATCGATAATTTAGGTGAACTTGGCCTCGATTTCGCCATCGCCGCCACCTTTATCGCCCTGGTTGTCCCCACGGTAAAAAAGCCGTCGATTCTCATCTGTGTGTTAGTCTCACTCACCCTAGCAGTGGTATGTGTCTTGTTTGAAATTCAAGCGGGACTGCTGATCGCCGCCATTGCCGGAATGACGGCTGGTGTACTTTACGCCAAAGTGACTAAGGAAGCGGAACGCGCACAACAATCCGCGAGTCAGTTAGCAAGCGCACAAACCCAAGCAGAAACTGGGACTAAGACAAACACAGCATCAGGAGAAAAAGCATGA